A portion of the Thalassotalea sp. LPB0316 genome contains these proteins:
- a CDS encoding IS110 family transposase → MNNNVIAIDLAKSSFHACVITDKNKVLTDRSFTRASLTNWLIKQKPATVVMEACGSSHYWARFAEQHGHKAKIIPTKSVTPFRQGHKTDKNDALAIGVASKQPRVKSVAIKTVEQQGLQSIERMRQHLSDQLTAMSNMLRALISEFGITIPKGISAFKKRIPEILEDGENELPFAFREQISNMYQLYLVIEAQEQHIEKQLGLLIKQQAQCQSLMALEGVGPVNALGLYIALGNQGSSFKNGREASACIGLTPKQYSTGGNIVLGTIGKKCGNKRLRSTLIQGALAYVKVVDKRQPKNNKEIWIKQLIAKGSLKKAAVALANKTVRTAWAMLSHDSQYQKPAELHH, encoded by the coding sequence ATGAATAATAACGTTATTGCCATCGATTTAGCAAAGTCTTCTTTTCATGCCTGTGTTATAACAGATAAAAACAAAGTGCTCACAGATAGAAGTTTTACTAGGGCATCATTAACTAATTGGTTAATTAAGCAGAAACCAGCGACCGTTGTCATGGAAGCCTGTGGCTCTTCACATTACTGGGCTAGATTTGCAGAGCAACACGGTCACAAGGCAAAAATCATCCCGACCAAATCCGTTACCCCCTTTCGCCAGGGCCATAAAACCGATAAGAACGACGCCTTGGCAATAGGCGTAGCTTCAAAACAACCGAGAGTAAAGTCTGTAGCCATCAAAACCGTTGAGCAACAAGGTTTACAGTCGATAGAAAGAATGCGTCAACATCTGAGTGACCAGTTAACAGCAATGAGTAATATGCTTAGGGCGTTAATATCTGAATTTGGCATCACCATCCCCAAAGGTATTTCGGCATTTAAAAAGCGCATTCCTGAAATACTCGAGGATGGAGAAAACGAGCTGCCTTTTGCTTTTCGAGAGCAAATAAGCAATATGTATCAACTGTATTTAGTTATCGAAGCGCAAGAGCAACACATTGAAAAACAACTAGGCTTACTGATTAAACAGCAAGCGCAATGCCAGTCTCTAATGGCACTAGAAGGTGTCGGGCCGGTTAATGCGCTTGGCCTTTATATTGCCCTTGGAAATCAAGGTAGTAGTTTTAAAAATGGGCGAGAAGCCTCGGCTTGTATAGGCCTTACACCGAAGCAATATAGTACCGGAGGAAATATTGTACTCGGTACCATAGGTAAAAAGTGTGGTAACAAACGGCTACGCTCAACGTTAATCCAAGGTGCTTTGGCTTATGTGAAAGTCGTGGATAAACGGCAACCTAAAAACAACAAAGAAATATGGATTAAACAGTTGATAGCAAAAGGTAGTCTTAAAAAAGCGGCGGTAGCATTAGCCAACAAAACGGTTCGAACCGCTTGGGCGATGTTAAGCCATGATAGTCAATATCAAAAACCAGCTGAGCTACACCACTAA
- a CDS encoding TIGR03503 family protein, which produces MAQKRTIKALCASVLAAALATSAVNSQEVTDKIDFYRVDNVTNQIPYFDNRFRIDANIEEITLLFYRTHGSAPIILVQPDGTKIKVESHDKEQVEWYDDRTFDMIKIKNPMPGPWQALGNIEPKSQIMVVSDVRIEVEPLPEILLAGETVKVTAKLYNGEFAIDTPNFSDVVSIDVDFFSTNNQDYDNFGADLVRLTTFRDDGRELDEYARDSVFTGEFELTIAPGEWVPVYKLFLPMAARELQQKPVILQRSPITTLVETSSSEEVAHKLHFDISDQYVKPDSLIFQGKITYPDKQAVPFSVLEGSGKRRTAEVPYTESGVHRVKVSAFGETKNGREFRLVLPEYSFNVEHTENSLLPDMSTLGEDSATSMELAQERRRAELAKQREAELAAQIAQIKAEQAAQERLQMIIIIGGNIVIVVGAIVGLLIYLRKKKKKNQNTDSDLTT; this is translated from the coding sequence ATGGCGCAAAAGAGAACAATAAAAGCGCTTTGCGCGAGCGTTTTGGCTGCAGCATTAGCTACTTCGGCCGTAAATAGTCAAGAAGTGACGGATAAAATTGATTTTTATCGCGTGGATAACGTGACTAATCAAATCCCTTATTTTGATAATCGCTTTCGCATTGATGCCAATATCGAAGAAATTACACTCTTGTTTTATCGTACCCATGGCTCTGCACCGATTATTTTAGTTCAACCCGATGGCACTAAAATTAAGGTAGAGTCGCACGATAAAGAGCAAGTTGAGTGGTATGACGATCGCACCTTCGACATGATCAAAATCAAGAATCCGATGCCAGGGCCTTGGCAGGCATTAGGTAATATCGAACCTAAGAGTCAAATTATGGTGGTGTCTGATGTGCGCATTGAGGTCGAGCCGTTACCTGAGATATTACTTGCTGGTGAAACGGTAAAAGTGACAGCTAAGTTGTACAACGGTGAGTTTGCTATCGACACGCCTAATTTTAGTGATGTCGTGTCAATCGATGTCGATTTCTTTAGTACTAACAACCAAGACTACGACAATTTTGGTGCTGATCTTGTTCGCCTGACAACTTTTCGCGATGATGGCCGTGAACTTGATGAATATGCCCGAGATAGTGTTTTTACCGGAGAGTTTGAACTGACAATAGCCCCTGGCGAATGGGTGCCCGTATACAAGCTATTTTTACCCATGGCGGCGCGTGAATTACAACAAAAGCCGGTAATTTTGCAGCGCAGTCCTATTACCACCTTAGTGGAAACATCATCTAGTGAAGAAGTTGCGCATAAGCTTCACTTCGATATTTCTGATCAATACGTCAAGCCCGATAGTTTGATTTTTCAGGGGAAAATTACCTATCCAGACAAACAAGCGGTACCATTTTCGGTACTTGAAGGTAGTGGCAAGCGCAGAACAGCTGAAGTACCTTATACTGAGTCAGGTGTGCATCGGGTAAAAGTTAGCGCATTCGGTGAAACAAAAAATGGCCGAGAGTTTCGCTTAGTATTACCAGAATACAGTTTTAACGTTGAGCATACAGAAAATAGCTTGTTACCTGATATGTCTACTTTAGGTGAAGATAGCGCAACAAGCATGGAGTTAGCACAGGAGCGACGTCGAGCTGAGCTCGCCAAGCAACGAGAAGCTGAGTTAGCTGCTCAAATTGCCCAGATAAAAGCTGAGCAAGCAGCACAAGAGCGGCTCCAGATGATCATCATTATTGGTGGTAATATTGTAATTGTGGTCGGTGCTATTGTCGGTCTATTGATTTATTTGCGAAAGAAAAAGAAGAAAAATCAAAACACAGACTCGGATTTAACAACTTAA
- the dnaQ gene encoding DNA polymerase III subunit epsilon, with protein MGHPTEKQQERLVILDTETTGINPREGHRIVEIGCVEMINRQLTGRNYHVYINPQFEMEQEVIDVHGLTNEFLADKPLFADVAQDFIDFIHGAELVIHNAKFDVGFMDHEFNMVGRGLPNTADICKITDTLMTSKDEFGSPKTLDFLAKHYRVDGLIDRTYHGALIDAQLLAFVYIEMTRRQETLNLSSGAEQSGDKNAIIRLSLDRKPLKVVRASADELTEHQARLDIVADKGSEPIWRKREQ; from the coding sequence GTGGGACACCCGACAGAAAAACAACAAGAAAGACTCGTTATTCTAGATACCGAAACAACGGGTATTAACCCAAGAGAAGGTCACAGAATTGTCGAAATTGGCTGTGTTGAAATGATCAACCGCCAATTAACTGGGCGCAATTATCACGTTTATATCAATCCGCAATTTGAAATGGAACAGGAGGTTATCGACGTTCACGGTTTAACCAATGAATTTTTAGCGGATAAACCGTTGTTTGCTGATGTCGCTCAAGATTTTATTGATTTTATTCACGGCGCTGAACTGGTTATTCACAACGCCAAATTCGACGTTGGCTTTATGGATCACGAGTTTAATATGGTTGGCCGAGGCTTGCCGAATACAGCGGATATTTGCAAAATCACCGATACCTTGATGACGTCAAAAGACGAGTTTGGCTCGCCTAAAACCTTAGACTTTTTGGCAAAGCATTATCGCGTTGATGGCTTAATTGACCGTACTTATCACGGCGCTTTGATCGATGCTCAATTGTTGGCTTTCGTTTATATCGAAATGACCCGAAGGCAAGAAACTTTGAATTTAAGTTCTGGCGCAGAGCAATCAGGTGATAAAAATGCCATTATTCGGTTGTCGCTGGATAGAAAACCACTAAAGGTTGTTAGGGCTTCTGCCGATGAATTAACTGAGCACCAAGCCAGGTTAGATATAGTTGCAGATAAAGGGAGCGAGCCTATATGGCGCAAAAGAGAACAATAA
- the rnhA gene encoding ribonuclease HI, which translates to MKEVKIFTDGSCLGNPGPGGYGAVLIYKGHQKELAQGYQLTTNNRMEMLATVKALASLKEPCKVTLTTDSQYVKQGITSWISKWQKNNWKTAAKQPVKNVDLWQALFEQTKRHDIKWHWVKGHSGHPENERCDELARNAAMAKDLLKDEGYIS; encoded by the coding sequence ATGAAAGAAGTAAAGATATTCACCGATGGCTCATGTTTGGGCAACCCCGGTCCCGGTGGCTATGGCGCCGTTCTCATTTATAAAGGCCATCAAAAAGAGTTAGCCCAAGGGTATCAGCTCACTACCAACAACCGTATGGAAATGTTAGCAACTGTCAAGGCGCTTGCCTCACTAAAAGAGCCTTGTAAGGTCACATTAACCACAGATAGCCAATACGTAAAACAAGGGATCACCTCGTGGATCAGTAAATGGCAAAAAAACAATTGGAAAACGGCGGCAAAACAACCGGTGAAAAATGTCGATTTATGGCAAGCACTTTTTGAGCAAACTAAGCGCCATGACATTAAATGGCATTGGGTTAAAGGTCATTCTGGCCATCCAGAAAACGAGCGTTGTGATGAACTTGCCCGCAATGCAGCAATGGCAAAAGACTTACTCAAAGACGAAGGTTACATTAGTTAA
- a CDS encoding MBL fold metallo-hydrolase encodes MHHPTIKAFFHQDSSTLTYVVHCPVTLKCCVIDPPLDYDIFSGNLTSNCLTPIIEYIKRETLSVQWLLETHAHADHVTGSKVLKAKVGGQIAVSHGIEDVQNSVKKMLQLSDEVLTTQVFDKLFEDGERLELGELTIEILATPGHTPDSVTFVIGEHAFVGDTLFMPDSGSARCDFPNGSAAQLYQSIQKIYQLGDNTKLYMCHDYRPNNRELAYITTVAEQKKSNVQINETVSQAQYVEVREGRDAKLAIPRLLYPALQVNIRGGNLPQADSNGQAYIRMPMQLAD; translated from the coding sequence ATGCATCATCCCACTATCAAAGCATTCTTTCATCAAGATTCTTCCACTTTGACTTATGTCGTTCACTGCCCTGTAACCCTAAAGTGCTGTGTTATCGATCCACCACTTGATTACGATATTTTTTCTGGCAACTTAACTTCAAACTGTTTAACACCGATTATTGAGTACATTAAGCGTGAAACCCTTAGTGTCCAGTGGTTGTTAGAAACCCATGCCCATGCTGATCACGTGACGGGGAGTAAAGTATTAAAAGCTAAAGTTGGTGGTCAAATCGCGGTTAGCCACGGTATTGAAGATGTTCAAAATAGCGTTAAAAAGATGCTGCAATTATCAGATGAGGTCTTAACTACCCAAGTTTTTGATAAGTTATTTGAAGACGGTGAACGTCTTGAGTTGGGCGAGTTAACGATTGAGATATTAGCAACGCCAGGCCATACACCAGATAGTGTCACTTTCGTGATTGGTGAACACGCCTTTGTTGGTGATACTTTATTTATGCCTGACTCGGGCTCAGCTCGCTGTGATTTTCCCAATGGTAGCGCCGCTCAGTTATACCAATCAATACAAAAAATCTATCAATTGGGCGACAACACTAAGTTATACATGTGCCATGATTATCGGCCAAACAATCGCGAGCTTGCCTATATTACGACCGTTGCAGAACAAAAGAAAAGTAACGTCCAAATTAACGAAACCGTTAGCCAAGCGCAATATGTTGAAGTTCGAGAAGGTCGCGATGCTAAATTAGCTATCCCACGACTACTCTACCCTGCGCTGCAAGTAAATATTCGCGGCGGTAATCTACCTCAAGCCGATAGCAATGGCCAAGCCTATATTCGAATGCCAATGCAACTGGCTGATTAA
- a CDS encoding DUF2919 family protein has protein sequence MSKQYANYSVNDFDKFDCLKISRLCYVVILFVMRAYIVWLISLTNFQDRTSFIAFVYPEKQVFYLNLISGLVGILLIVVMSLRRPEASAWIKSIWPRYRQLMVAALLFDLIVNVIAYFYWDLTSVTWLVGQSLLTLYLIYKSLTSKRLALNLAEFPEPLPEYVKPKERRKPHP, from the coding sequence ATGAGTAAGCAGTACGCCAACTACAGTGTTAATGACTTCGACAAATTTGATTGCTTGAAGATCTCTCGTCTTTGCTATGTCGTGATTTTATTTGTTATGCGAGCCTATATTGTCTGGCTAATATCGCTGACTAACTTTCAAGATCGAACCAGCTTTATTGCCTTTGTCTACCCAGAAAAACAGGTGTTTTATTTAAATTTGATCTCAGGATTAGTGGGGATTTTACTGATTGTAGTGATGAGTTTGAGGCGCCCAGAGGCGAGTGCTTGGATCAAAAGTATTTGGCCGCGTTATCGCCAGTTAATGGTTGCCGCATTGCTATTTGATTTAATCGTTAATGTCATTGCTTATTTTTATTGGGACTTAACGTCGGTAACTTGGTTAGTCGGGCAAAGCCTATTGACCTTGTATTTGATATATAAAAGCCTGACGAGTAAACGTTTAGCACTTAATTTAGCTGAGTTTCCTGAGCCTTTGCCTGAGTATGTCAAGCCGAAAGAGCGAAGAAAGCCACACCCCTAA
- a CDS encoding DUF599 domain-containing protein, protein MMLSFLDLIAAAFFVCCWYGYTTFARKKAKTTDCIARCLHQHRIHWMHELIGHEIRVSDASLLANLERNIAFFASSTLLVLAGLLALFAKVEHVATVINSLPYAAFATEGKIQMKISLLVFIFVLAFFNFTWSMRQYGFLNVMVGAMPVDGQRENENLKRYARQMAIVQDQAAHSYNYGLRAYYFSLAALSWFYHPLLFMFASAFVVYTLYIREFQSKAVKAITAGQEILNQERDI, encoded by the coding sequence ATGATGCTTTCTTTTCTTGATCTTATCGCCGCCGCATTTTTTGTCTGTTGTTGGTACGGTTATACAACCTTTGCCCGTAAGAAAGCGAAAACAACCGACTGTATTGCCCGTTGCTTGCATCAACATAGAATACACTGGATGCATGAGTTAATTGGTCACGAAATTAGGGTTTCCGATGCATCATTATTGGCTAATTTAGAGCGCAATATCGCCTTTTTTGCTTCGAGCACGTTGTTAGTGTTAGCCGGTTTGTTGGCGTTGTTTGCTAAAGTTGAACACGTTGCCACAGTAATCAACTCGCTACCTTATGCTGCTTTTGCAACAGAAGGAAAAATTCAAATGAAGATTAGCTTGCTGGTTTTTATTTTTGTCTTGGCGTTTTTTAATTTTACCTGGTCAATGCGCCAATATGGCTTTTTGAATGTCATGGTTGGGGCTATGCCGGTGGATGGCCAGCGTGAAAATGAAAACTTAAAACGCTACGCTCGGCAAATGGCGATTGTTCAAGACCAAGCAGCACACTCATATAACTATGGTTTGCGCGCGTACTACTTCTCGTTAGCCGCGCTGTCATGGTTTTATCATCCTTTGCTATTTATGTTTGCTAGCGCCTTTGTTGTTTATACCTTGTATATTCGTGAATTCCAGTCAAAGGCGGTCAAAGCAATTACCGCAGGGCAGGAGATTCTAAACCAAGAGCGGGATATTTGA
- a CDS encoding carbohydrate binding family 9 domain-containing protein produces the protein MRPIWQALVASFTALSLHAFAADKQPPTIAIPKVSGEITIDAKLDEPQWQNARKVLVNNVTRPYDNIPSPVNTEALLMEDGETFYIAFIAQDPDPSQIRAFLRDRDRSWGDDIVGIKIDAYNDQRRAYRFLANALGVQIDGIENAVTGRESDSWDGIWQSKGEINEQGYIVEMALPLRMLNFKEGLDIQQWGIELVRFYPRQERLRLSNIYLDRDNNCELCQLAVAQGFSGAKQGNNLTITPSAVIGRLQTREDDGEWQDEDTQELSLNVRWGITPDILLNATINPDFSTVETDNAQLSINNTFALFFDEKRPFFLDNADYFESDYNLVYTRNINAPNYGAKLTGRHGEHSLGLFITDDETTNILIPGNRSSSVGTIEDSSQAMAMRYRYNINQDITLGWISTMRNGNDYKNQVHGIDGNIRFSESDTVKFQTVYSNTLYPEDFYQQFCDADDPLVCQDAENSPECSIEEGCAVNELVLRTQKDGDFSGNAFKAEYRHSDRDWFYRAFYNQQNAGFRGDLGFMSRVDHQRAGVALERKWYADPGNWWNRFNIYSDYDITHNDNGELIEEEYDINANISAKYESYIRVGYTYRDVVGSRIDKSDLAITGNTTLFHQNVFSIFGEIKPISGLYLNTRVNWGDGIDYANNRAGKKLEVRPTINWSVNQHLEFKLRHTYRELDADNANVFIARLTDLRTTYQFNVQSYLRFSLIYNNTSRNPFNAPFTSPEDIEAKTRNVSTELLYAYKINPQTVFYTGYSDNHYTVGDFSELEQDERGVFMKFSYAWLK, from the coding sequence ATGCGTCCAATATGGCAAGCACTCGTTGCATCTTTTACTGCTTTATCTCTCCACGCGTTTGCTGCTGACAAGCAGCCTCCAACGATAGCTATTCCAAAAGTTTCCGGTGAAATTACCATTGATGCCAAACTTGACGAACCACAATGGCAAAACGCTCGTAAAGTATTGGTAAATAACGTAACTCGCCCGTATGACAACATTCCTAGCCCCGTTAATACCGAAGCCTTACTCATGGAAGATGGTGAAACCTTCTATATTGCGTTTATCGCTCAAGATCCCGATCCTAGCCAGATACGCGCATTCTTGCGCGATCGCGACCGCTCATGGGGCGATGACATTGTCGGAATAAAAATAGATGCCTACAACGATCAACGCCGTGCCTATCGCTTTTTAGCTAACGCCTTAGGTGTGCAAATCGACGGTATAGAAAACGCTGTAACAGGTCGAGAAAGCGACTCATGGGATGGTATTTGGCAGAGTAAAGGTGAAATAAACGAACAAGGCTATATTGTAGAAATGGCATTACCCCTGCGTATGCTTAATTTCAAAGAAGGACTTGATATACAGCAATGGGGAATTGAGCTTGTTAGGTTCTACCCACGCCAAGAGCGCCTGCGCCTCTCGAATATTTATCTCGATCGCGACAATAATTGTGAGTTATGTCAGCTGGCAGTTGCTCAGGGGTTTAGCGGTGCTAAACAAGGCAATAATTTAACGATAACGCCATCGGCTGTGATCGGCCGCCTCCAAACACGTGAAGACGATGGCGAATGGCAAGATGAAGATACACAAGAGTTGAGCCTCAATGTCCGCTGGGGAATTACGCCAGATATTTTATTAAACGCAACCATCAACCCAGACTTTTCAACCGTTGAAACCGATAATGCGCAATTGAGTATCAACAATACTTTCGCCTTATTCTTCGATGAAAAGCGCCCTTTTTTCCTTGATAACGCAGATTATTTTGAATCTGATTATAATTTGGTTTACACCCGAAATATTAACGCGCCAAATTACGGAGCGAAATTAACGGGCCGCCATGGTGAGCACTCACTGGGCTTGTTTATTACCGATGATGAAACCACCAACATTTTAATTCCAGGTAATCGCTCATCTTCAGTCGGTACTATCGAAGACTCATCACAAGCGATGGCAATGCGCTATCGCTACAATATCAATCAAGATATTACCCTTGGCTGGATCAGTACCATGCGCAACGGCAACGACTATAAAAACCAAGTACACGGTATCGATGGCAATATTCGCTTTAGTGAATCTGACACTGTTAAATTTCAAACCGTCTACTCCAATACCCTATATCCTGAAGACTTCTATCAGCAATTTTGCGATGCCGATGACCCTTTGGTTTGTCAAGATGCTGAGAATTCGCCTGAGTGCTCAATCGAAGAAGGCTGCGCGGTTAATGAATTAGTATTGCGCACGCAAAAAGATGGGGATTTTAGCGGTAATGCTTTTAAAGCAGAGTATCGTCACAGTGATAGAGATTGGTTCTACCGAGCGTTTTACAATCAACAAAACGCTGGCTTTCGCGGTGACTTAGGCTTTATGTCTCGTGTTGATCACCAACGAGCTGGCGTTGCTTTAGAGCGTAAATGGTACGCTGACCCTGGGAATTGGTGGAACCGTTTTAACATCTATAGTGATTACGATATTACGCACAACGATAACGGTGAACTCATAGAAGAAGAATACGATATCAATGCCAATATAAGTGCTAAGTATGAAAGCTATATTCGCGTTGGTTATACATACCGCGACGTTGTGGGTAGCCGTATTGACAAGAGTGACTTAGCGATAACAGGTAACACCACGTTATTCCACCAAAACGTGTTCTCTATTTTTGGTGAAATCAAACCCATTTCTGGTTTATATCTCAATACTCGCGTTAATTGGGGTGACGGTATCGATTACGCAAATAATAGAGCAGGTAAAAAGCTCGAAGTACGACCAACGATTAACTGGAGTGTTAATCAGCATTTAGAGTTCAAACTTCGTCATACATACCGCGAGCTCGACGCCGATAATGCCAATGTTTTTATCGCTCGGTTAACCGATTTAAGAACCACTTATCAATTTAATGTCCAGAGTTATTTGCGCTTTTCATTGATATATAACAACACCAGCAGAAACCCGTTTAACGCTCCGTTTACGTCGCCAGAAGACATAGAAGCTAAAACCAGAAACGTATCGACTGAATTGTTATACGCCTATAAGATCAACCCTCAAACGGTATTTTATACGGGGTATTCAGATAATCACTACACTGTTGGTGATTTCAGCGAGTTAGAGCAGGATGAGCGCGGCGTGTTTATGAAATTCAGTTACGCTTGGTTGAAGTAA
- a CDS encoding carbohydrate binding family 9 domain-containing protein, whose amino-acid sequence MSASLMRKIIKLVATTTVLSTTFLLTTSAFAQQRSLIANNQQIDIPSTQHPIVIDGELTDRAWQDAVTIELDIVNYPWNNRQSPVKTTAKMVEDGEQLYISFVAEDPEPENIQAILSDRDTTWYDDIVGIKIDPQNNRRTSYDFFVNPYGVQNDQVSNEITGNQSTLWDGIWDAYGKITDQGYQVEMAIPFSILKFEESSGKKYWAFELSRQYPRDTRLRISHVPLDRNNACWLCQYPVAVGFENAKVKNDLTITPAIVAGFNQQRDVYSPGSDWQDDQDFNAGVDIRWGIDANTLINATINPDFSTVEADAGQLNVNTTYSLFYDEKRPFFLENADYFDSQLDLVYTRNIADPDYGAKLTGTKDTHTYGAFFVQDTQTNFLMPGNLSSELAILDQESHSGVLRYRYDYQQSLSIGAISTLRKSDGYHNYVAGFDAKYRLDDNNTFKATWLGSSTQYPNELYQDFCYSDDCSDKPTDCSFGNCGYSEQVIRAKKDGEFSDDALTLEYTYTSEFWDLSVEHENIGVDFRADLGFINQVDHKTNEIELARKFFGTENTAWQEAKIVGEWKKQTNQNGELIAQVYDLGFEIDGPMQSLFEFKYQHADRVGLRMDDASLAIDGNTELFTEKLWSAFASVQVTSNIYLDADITFGDKIDYTNNRLGELVELGASFEWYANDHLKATISYYNSALDADNSDVYDAQLFDTRLTYQFDVYSYLRLSTVYEDVKRNQANYLFDSVNKQEKNLVTQLIYAYKLNPQTVFFLGYSDNSFEDDELSSLERDERTLFTKISYAWR is encoded by the coding sequence GTGAGCGCTTCATTAATGAGAAAAATAATAAAGCTTGTCGCGACGACAACAGTACTATCAACTACTTTTTTATTGACGACGTCAGCTTTTGCTCAGCAACGATCTTTGATTGCCAACAATCAGCAAATAGATATACCGAGTACCCAGCATCCGATTGTTATCGATGGTGAATTAACCGATCGCGCATGGCAAGACGCTGTCACGATCGAGTTAGACATAGTTAACTACCCTTGGAATAACCGTCAATCTCCCGTTAAAACCACAGCAAAAATGGTTGAAGATGGCGAGCAACTCTATATTTCCTTTGTTGCTGAAGATCCTGAGCCAGAAAATATTCAAGCGATATTATCTGATCGCGACACCACTTGGTATGACGATATTGTTGGCATAAAAATAGACCCGCAAAATAACCGCAGAACCAGCTACGATTTTTTCGTAAATCCTTATGGCGTGCAAAACGATCAAGTGAGCAATGAAATTACCGGCAACCAAAGTACGCTTTGGGATGGTATATGGGATGCTTACGGTAAAATTACTGACCAAGGCTATCAAGTTGAAATGGCGATCCCATTTAGCATCCTCAAATTTGAAGAGTCTAGTGGCAAAAAATATTGGGCCTTTGAGCTCTCTCGCCAATACCCAAGAGATACGCGACTTCGAATTTCGCATGTGCCTCTGGATAGAAATAATGCCTGTTGGCTCTGCCAATACCCCGTTGCCGTTGGTTTTGAAAATGCAAAAGTTAAAAACGATTTAACTATCACCCCTGCCATTGTTGCAGGTTTTAATCAACAACGCGACGTGTATAGCCCAGGTAGTGACTGGCAAGATGACCAAGATTTTAATGCCGGTGTCGATATTCGTTGGGGCATTGATGCCAACACCCTGATCAATGCAACGATTAACCCTGACTTTTCAACGGTTGAAGCAGATGCTGGTCAATTAAATGTCAATACCACCTATTCTTTGTTTTACGATGAAAAACGACCGTTTTTCTTAGAAAATGCCGACTATTTTGATTCCCAGCTAGATTTGGTTTACACGCGAAATATCGCCGATCCCGATTATGGTGCGAAATTAACTGGCACAAAAGATACTCACACTTATGGTGCTTTCTTCGTTCAAGATACCCAAACCAACTTTTTAATGCCCGGCAATTTAAGTAGTGAATTAGCCATTCTCGATCAAGAAAGTCACTCAGGTGTATTGCGTTATCGCTACGATTATCAACAGTCATTGTCGATTGGTGCCATTTCAACCCTGCGAAAAAGCGACGGCTACCACAATTACGTTGCAGGCTTTGACGCAAAATACCGACTAGACGACAACAATACCTTCAAGGCTACGTGGCTCGGTTCAAGTACACAATACCCAAATGAGCTCTATCAAGATTTCTGTTATAGTGATGATTGTTCAGATAAGCCAACGGATTGTAGTTTTGGTAACTGTGGCTATTCTGAGCAAGTTATTCGCGCTAAAAAAGACGGTGAATTTAGTGACGATGCACTTACTCTAGAATATACCTACACGTCAGAGTTTTGGGATCTGAGCGTAGAGCATGAAAATATCGGCGTAGATTTTCGTGCTGATCTTGGCTTTATCAACCAAGTTGACCATAAAACGAATGAAATTGAGCTCGCTAGAAAATTCTTTGGCACTGAAAACACAGCATGGCAAGAAGCAAAAATAGTTGGTGAGTGGAAAAAACAAACTAACCAAAATGGTGAATTGATAGCTCAAGTTTACGATTTAGGCTTTGAAATCGACGGCCCAATGCAATCTTTGTTTGAATTTAAGTATCAGCACGCTGACAGAGTTGGCTTACGCATGGATGATGCTTCATTAGCTATCGACGGTAATACCGAGTTATTTACCGAGAAACTTTGGTCAGCTTTTGCAAGTGTCCAAGTTACATCTAACATCTACCTTGACGCCGATATCACCTTTGGTGACAAAATTGATTACACCAATAACCGTTTAGGTGAATTAGTTGAACTTGGTGCAAGCTTTGAGTGGTACGCTAATGATCACCTCAAAGCAACTATTAGTTATTACAATAGCGCCTTAGATGCTGACAATAGCGACGTTTACGATGCCCAACTTTTCGACACTCGCCTTACCTATCAATTTGATGTCTATAGTTACTTGCGCTTGAGTACTGTCTATGAAGATGTCAAGCGCAACCAAGCTAACTACTTGTTTGATAGTGTTAACAAGCAAGAGAAAAACCTAGTGACCCAATTGATTTATGCCTATAAACTCAACCCTCAAACGGTATTCTTTTTAGGCTATTCCGACAATAGCTTCGAAGATGATGAGTTATCATCGTTAGAGCGCGATGAACGCACCTTGTTTACTAAAATAAGTTATGCGTGGCGCTAA